A window of the Nibribacter ruber genome harbors these coding sequences:
- a CDS encoding ROK family protein: MKDVILGIDIGGTNTKFGFLDRDGISLVQGELSTNEGETVHDFLRVLYQEVMTKFKKIEDEANLIGVGVGAPNGNYYTGTIENAPNLKWHGSVPLVDLLKQYFKMPVFLTNDANAAAIGEMVYGGAKNMNNFVVITLGTGLGSGIVVNGQLVYGHDGNAGEIGHTLVNVNGRGRMCGCGRKGCLETYVSATGIKRTVYKLLADSTDYSELRSVSFNDLTAEMITQAAKRGDKIAIDAFEYTGKVLGMKLADTVAHLSPEAIFLFGGLVRAEEFLFDPVRYHMEKNLLHIFKGKVKILPSGLGLNNTAVMGAAALAWNEMERGATA; encoded by the coding sequence ATGAAGGACGTAATTTTAGGTATTGACATTGGGGGCACCAACACCAAGTTCGGTTTTTTGGATCGGGACGGTATTAGCCTGGTTCAAGGGGAGCTTTCTACCAATGAAGGAGAAACGGTGCATGATTTCTTGCGAGTCCTGTACCAGGAGGTGATGACCAAATTCAAGAAGATTGAAGACGAGGCCAACCTGATTGGCGTAGGCGTGGGCGCCCCTAACGGCAACTACTATACCGGCACCATTGAAAACGCACCCAACCTGAAATGGCACGGCAGCGTTCCCTTGGTGGACCTCCTGAAGCAGTACTTTAAAATGCCGGTTTTCCTGACCAATGATGCCAACGCCGCCGCCATTGGCGAGATGGTGTACGGCGGAGCCAAGAACATGAACAACTTTGTGGTCATCACGCTGGGCACCGGTCTGGGCAGCGGCATTGTGGTGAACGGCCAGCTGGTGTACGGCCATGACGGCAACGCCGGCGAAATTGGACACACCCTGGTGAACGTGAACGGCCGCGGTCGCATGTGCGGCTGCGGAAGAAAAGGCTGTTTAGAAACCTACGTTTCGGCGACGGGCATCAAGCGCACCGTGTACAAACTCCTCGCCGACTCTACCGATTACAGCGAGCTGCGCAGCGTGAGCTTCAATGACTTGACTGCTGAGATGATCACCCAGGCGGCCAAACGCGGCGACAAGATTGCCATTGACGCCTTTGAATACACCGGCAAAGTGCTGGGCATGAAACTAGCCGACACCGTGGCCCACCTGAGCCCAGAGGCCATCTTCTTATTTGGGGGCTTGGTGCGCGCCGAGGAGTTCTTGTTTGACCCCGTTCGCTACCACATGGAGAAGAACTTGCTGCACATCTTCAAAGGCAAGGTAAAGATTCTTCCGTCTGGCCTAGGTTTGAACAACACCGCTGTCATGGGTGCTGCTGCTCTGGCTTGGAACGAAATGGAGCGCGGAGCCACTGCGTGA
- the ppk1 gene encoding polyphosphate kinase 1, whose translation MNPIKVSDQIRKSNYISRDLSWMRFNFRVLDQARNPDTSIFDRLKFLAITASNLDEFFMIRIGSLYNYIDYGKERIDYSGMREVPFRKKLLDFSHRFVTDQYKVYQELVKEFPKHGLDICRVQDLTEAEQRKVDAYFKDTIFPLLTPMVYDSYHGFPLMMNMLLIFGVVTQVNEDVKPANRLTFIQVPANLNRFLEIQRKDKVIFVPIEDVIRENMPKLFRNVEILSVSLFRITRNGDFTLEESDDMDQDFVQEVKLKLKTRKKGRVVRLEMDKEPSPHMLKILKERWTIDQANLFQIDGLVDLRGLWQIIKHPLFKNKLMKAPAPVQAPSLPRGAEENMFEYLKEHDVLLHHPYNSIEPVVSLLEKAAEDPYVLGIKQTIYRLADNSRVTAALLKAAENGKHVSALFEVKARFDEEKNIKEGERLEKAGCFVIYGISKYKTHTKMMMIIRKEGEKVTRYVHIGSGNYNESTSRQYTDISLLTTDDVYAHDVSDFFNVITGHSYPEDYQYLITAPKDMRQQLIELIRHEAENAKKGFEAGIVIKINSLEDKEVIDEFYAASQAGVKIKLIVRGICCLRPGREGLSENIQVSSIVGEYLEHARLFYFHNNGIPTVLGGSADIMVRSFERRIEALFYIVNDELKRQAINILRFNLMDNQNSYMMREDGTYIRRHPAEGEAPFNAHREFYHLTSEMTKEACLF comes from the coding sequence ATGAACCCAATAAAAGTCTCTGACCAAATCCGGAAAAGTAATTACATCTCTCGTGACCTGAGCTGGATGCGATTTAACTTTAGAGTCCTGGACCAGGCCCGCAACCCAGACACCTCCATCTTTGACCGGCTCAAGTTCCTGGCCATCACGGCATCCAACCTGGACGAGTTCTTCATGATCAGGATTGGCTCTCTGTACAACTACATTGACTACGGCAAGGAGCGAATTGACTACTCAGGCATGCGGGAGGTTCCGTTCCGGAAGAAACTGCTGGATTTTTCGCACCGCTTTGTCACAGACCAGTACAAAGTGTATCAAGAACTGGTGAAGGAATTCCCGAAGCACGGGCTGGACATCTGCCGGGTACAAGACTTAACCGAGGCCGAGCAACGCAAGGTAGACGCCTATTTTAAGGACACCATCTTCCCGCTGCTCACGCCCATGGTCTATGACAGTTACCACGGCTTCCCGCTCATGATGAACATGCTCCTCATTTTTGGGGTAGTGACGCAGGTGAATGAAGACGTGAAACCAGCCAACCGTCTTACCTTCATTCAGGTACCGGCCAATCTGAACCGTTTTTTGGAAATTCAGCGCAAGGACAAAGTCATTTTCGTGCCCATTGAAGACGTGATTAGGGAGAACATGCCCAAGCTGTTTCGCAACGTGGAGATTCTGTCGGTGAGTTTGTTCAGGATTACCCGCAACGGAGACTTTACGCTGGAAGAAAGCGATGACATGGACCAGGACTTTGTGCAGGAAGTCAAACTCAAGCTTAAGACCCGTAAAAAAGGACGGGTGGTGCGCCTGGAGATGGACAAAGAACCCTCGCCGCACATGCTTAAGATTCTGAAGGAGCGCTGGACCATTGACCAAGCCAACCTGTTTCAGATAGACGGACTGGTAGACTTGCGCGGCCTTTGGCAGATCATCAAGCATCCGTTGTTCAAGAACAAGCTCATGAAGGCCCCAGCCCCCGTGCAGGCGCCTAGTTTACCGCGCGGTGCCGAGGAGAACATGTTTGAGTACCTCAAGGAACATGACGTGCTCTTGCACCACCCCTACAACAGCATTGAGCCGGTGGTGAGCCTTTTAGAAAAAGCCGCCGAAGACCCGTATGTGCTAGGAATCAAGCAGACCATTTACAGGTTGGCAGACAATTCCAGAGTGACGGCCGCCCTGCTCAAAGCCGCCGAGAATGGGAAGCACGTGTCTGCGCTCTTTGAGGTGAAGGCCCGCTTTGACGAGGAGAAAAATATCAAGGAAGGGGAGCGTCTGGAGAAAGCTGGTTGCTTCGTGATTTACGGCATCAGTAAGTACAAGACCCACACCAAGATGATGATGATTATCCGGAAGGAAGGGGAGAAGGTAACGCGTTACGTACACATTGGCTCTGGTAACTACAACGAGTCTACCAGCCGCCAATACACAGACATCAGTTTACTAACCACAGATGACGTGTACGCGCATGACGTGTCTGACTTCTTCAATGTCATCACGGGGCATTCCTATCCAGAGGACTATCAATACCTGATCACGGCGCCCAAGGACATGCGCCAGCAGTTGATAGAATTGATCCGGCACGAGGCGGAAAATGCCAAAAAAGGCTTTGAGGCGGGGATTGTCATTAAAATCAACTCCCTGGAAGACAAAGAGGTGATAGACGAGTTTTACGCTGCCTCGCAGGCGGGCGTGAAAATCAAGTTGATTGTGCGGGGTATCTGCTGTCTTCGTCCGGGAAGGGAAGGCTTGAGCGAGAACATTCAGGTGAGCTCTATTGTGGGCGAGTACCTGGAACACGCACGCTTGTTCTACTTCCACAACAATGGCATTCCCACGGTGTTGGGCGGTAGCGCAGACATCATGGTGCGTAGCTTTGAACGCCGCATTGAAGCCTTGTTCTACATTGTCAATGACGAGTTAAAACGGCAGGCCATCAACATCCTTCGCTTTAACCTCATGGACAACCAGAACTCCTACATGATGCGCGAGGATGGCACTTACATTCGCCGTCATCCGGCAGAAGGCGAAGCACCCTTCAACGCCCACCGCGAATTCTACCACTTAACCAGTGAGATGACCAAGGAAGCTTGCTTGTTTTAA
- the gyrB gene encoding DNA topoisomerase (ATP-hydrolyzing) subunit B, with product MSDIEQTLDNNTSYSADSIQVLEGLEAVRKRPAMYIGDIGVKGLHHLVWEVVDNSIDEALAGHCDEINVTINEDNSITVSDNGRGIPVDFHQKEGRSALEVVMTVLHAGGKFDKDSYKVSGGLHGVGVSCVNALSTDLHVTVHKNGKVYEQHYNIGVPAYPVREIGTTDKSGTTVHFQPDASIFTVTEYKYETVASRLRELSFLNKGIRINLTDRREVLAGGEFLNDSFFSEGGLREFVAYLEETRVNLIPDPIYVESEKGGIPVEIALNYNTSYTENIFSYVNNINTHEGGTHVAGFRRALTRTLKSYAEKSGMLEKAKVEIQGDDFREGLTAVISVKVQEPQFEGQTKTKLGNSDVMGAVDTVVGEILNQFLEENPKEARIIIQKVILAAQARLAARKAREMVQRKNVMGGSGLPGKLADCSDNDPENCELYLVEGDSAGGSAKQGRDRKFQAILPLRGKILNVEKAQEHRIYENEEIKNMITALGVSFGTPEDDKALNMNKLRYHKVIIMTDADVDGSHIRTLILTFFFRYMRDLIDSGYVYIALPPLYLVKKGKEERYCWTEQDRIEAVAELGKGKDESVGVQRYKGLGEMNPEQLWETTMRPDTRSLKRVSVESAAEADHLFSMLMGDEVAPRRDFIERNAKYAKVDV from the coding sequence ATGAGTGACATCGAACAAACTCTCGATAACAACACCTCTTATTCAGCAGACAGCATTCAGGTTCTGGAAGGACTGGAAGCCGTACGCAAGCGCCCCGCCATGTACATTGGCGACATTGGCGTAAAGGGTCTGCATCACCTGGTATGGGAAGTAGTTGACAACTCCATTGACGAGGCCCTGGCCGGTCACTGCGATGAGATCAACGTCACCATCAATGAAGACAATTCCATCACCGTGTCAGACAACGGCCGCGGTATACCGGTAGATTTCCACCAGAAAGAAGGGCGCTCTGCCTTGGAGGTGGTCATGACCGTATTGCACGCCGGCGGTAAGTTTGACAAAGACAGTTATAAGGTTTCTGGCGGTTTGCACGGCGTAGGGGTTTCCTGCGTGAACGCCCTTTCCACTGACCTGCACGTGACCGTTCACAAAAACGGAAAAGTGTATGAGCAGCACTACAACATTGGCGTGCCAGCGTACCCCGTACGCGAGATTGGCACCACAGATAAATCTGGTACCACGGTCCATTTTCAGCCAGACGCCAGCATCTTCACGGTCACAGAATACAAGTATGAAACCGTGGCCAGCCGTCTGCGCGAGCTTTCTTTCCTGAACAAGGGCATCAGAATCAACCTCACTGACCGCCGCGAGGTTTTGGCGGGTGGTGAATTCCTGAACGACTCTTTCTTCTCTGAAGGCGGTCTGCGTGAATTTGTAGCCTACCTGGAGGAAACTCGCGTGAACCTGATTCCTGACCCCATTTATGTGGAGAGCGAAAAGGGCGGTATTCCGGTTGAGATTGCCTTGAATTACAACACGTCTTACACAGAGAACATCTTCTCTTACGTCAACAACATCAATACCCATGAAGGCGGTACCCACGTGGCCGGTTTCAGGAGAGCGCTTACCCGTACTTTGAAAAGCTACGCCGAGAAGTCTGGTATGCTGGAAAAAGCCAAGGTGGAGATTCAGGGCGATGACTTCAGGGAAGGTTTGACCGCCGTGATTTCTGTGAAAGTGCAGGAACCGCAGTTTGAAGGCCAGACCAAAACCAAGCTGGGTAACTCAGACGTGATGGGCGCCGTGGACACGGTAGTAGGAGAGATCCTGAACCAGTTCCTGGAAGAAAACCCCAAAGAAGCCCGTATCATCATCCAGAAAGTGATTTTGGCGGCGCAAGCTCGTCTGGCGGCCCGCAAGGCCCGTGAGATGGTACAGCGTAAGAACGTGATGGGCGGCTCTGGCCTACCGGGTAAACTGGCTGACTGTTCTGACAACGATCCTGAAAACTGTGAACTGTACCTGGTGGAGGGTGACTCTGCGGGTGGATCGGCTAAACAAGGCCGTGACCGTAAGTTCCAGGCCATTCTGCCGCTGAGAGGTAAGATCTTGAACGTGGAGAAGGCGCAGGAGCACCGCATCTATGAGAACGAAGAGATCAAGAACATGATCACTGCCTTGGGCGTGAGCTTCGGGACGCCAGAAGACGACAAGGCCTTGAACATGAACAAGCTGCGTTACCACAAGGTGATCATCATGACGGATGCGGACGTGGACGGTTCTCACATCAGAACCCTTATCCTGACGTTCTTCTTCCGGTACATGCGTGACTTGATTGACTCTGGCTACGTGTACATTGCCCTGCCACCGCTGTACCTGGTGAAGAAAGGCAAGGAAGAGCGTTACTGCTGGACCGAACAAGACCGTATTGAAGCGGTGGCTGAACTAGGCAAAGGCAAGGACGAAAGCGTGGGCGTACAGCGCTACAAAGGTTTGGGTGAGATGAACCCTGAGCAATTGTGGGAAACCACCATGCGCCCAGACACCCGTTCCCTCAAGCGCGTTTCAGTAGAATCTGCTGCCGAGGCTGACCACTTGTTCTCCATGCTCATGGGCGATGAAGTGGCGCCGCGCAGGGATTTCATTGAACGCAATGCCAAATACGCCAAAGTAGACGTGTAA